The genomic interval GAAACGTGTCGGGCCCGTAATAGGAGTAATCACCGGTTGCAAAAAAGTATTCTTTGCAGACTTTACCAACGGGGCATAACAATGAATTTGTGGCTGTTGCTGCATCTATATAATTTTTAATTACCCTATCAAAAGTGTGGAAATTGGAATAAGCGATGCAACTTCGATTAAAGTATGAATTTTTGTACCCATTTTATTGTCGTCTGTGATTATAGTGTTGACACCACACTTTTAAATGTAATCAATTATTCAATGGTATTTTATTTTTTAATAAAACGAAAGTAAATCGTTTGAATAAGTATTGTTAAAATTTAAAGTCTCAAAATAATGTTATCAAAGTTTTATGATAGTTTGAGTATTATAACTTTTACCAACTTTAACCTTTATTATATATGTGCCTATTGTTAACCCGGTAATATCAATTTCCTTTTCATTATTTGAGGAGTAAATTAATGTGCCGTTTTTATCATATATAGATGTAACAAAGTTTTCATTCCGGTATTCATCTGGTATTATTATAGTTATCTTAGTTGATGCTGGATTAGGGTAAATTAACACATCATTTATTTTTAAGAGGCTTTCGGCATTTATATTGGTAATACCCTTTTCTTGAACAATTGAAATAAATTGATTAGTGGTAATATTTGTATAATATTCAACAATGCCATTCAGCCATTCTACCTTTATTGAATCAATATTTGTAGCATTACCTAAGCCAAAATGTGGACGCAAATCATTTTGCCCGCAGTATGAAGTTTGTGCGGATAGTTCACGCATCTGCCAAACCGGATTTCCGTTAATGATTGCTTTAACTCTTATTTTAGTTCCTATAGCAGATTTATTTGTTATAGTGCCAACCAGCTTTATCGTGATCCAGTTATTTGAATTTCCATCATTGTGATAAAGTAAATCAGGACGGTCAACCGAGTTATACCTGCAGGTAGCTACTGCTAAATCCTCAAAACCGTCATTGTCATAATCACCAAAAGCGCAACCATAAGACCAATCTAAATCTGTTGCAGGTGCTGTGTTTCCCACTCTCGTAAATGAGCCATTGCCATTATTTAGAAAAAGAAAATTAAGCCAAAGAGTTGTTGTCCCAAATGAATTGGTTACATATAAATCAATGTCACCGTCATTATCTATATCCGACCACGCCGAGCTGAACGAATTTCCACCGCAATTTGAAACTGTATCGGAATTGATTTTTGTAAAGTTAAAATTACCATCATTTCTGAAAAGCCCATCATTTCCCTGGTCGTTAGCGAGAAACACATCAAGGTCACCATCATTATCATAATCACCCCAACTGCTGCTCATTGTTTTTCCTCCATCATTTAATAAGGGACCCGTAGTAAGTTTAGTAAATACCCCTGCACCATCATTGCGATACAAATTTTCATTTTGATCGTTTTCATTTGTTACAAACAAATCAAGGTCGCCATCGCTGTCAATGTCTGTCCAGTTAACACTTCGTGAAATAAAGGCATCCGTAACTGGCGTGCCTGTTAGTACCTTTGTAAATGCATTGCCTCCATTGTTGTGAAAGAGTAAATTTTTATTTGTGGGTATTGTACCGCCAC from Saprospiraceae bacterium carries:
- a CDS encoding VCBS repeat-containing protein encodes the protein MKISHHYISVSKQILIILFSHLMVTTTFAQTFSKITSGPFVTTVGDSRSVNWVDVNGDGFIDCMITNGPAAGQDNFLYINNGTGGFTALPGDTIVNDNKPSDGATWADSDNDGDLDCYVVNWYNTKNLFYINTGVGAFTQTQNAVETSGGYCETASWGDYDNDGLLDLYVTRSGGTIPTNKNLLFHNNGGNAFTKVLTGTPVTDAFISRSVNWTDIDSDGDLDLFVTNENDQNENLYRNDGAGVFTKLTTGPLLNDGGKTMSSSWGDYDNDGDLDVFLANDQGNDGLFRNDGNFNFTKINSDTVSNCGGNSFSSAWSDIDNDGDIDLYVTNSFGTTTLWLNFLFLNNGNGSFTRVGNTAPATDLDWSYGCAFGDYDNDGFEDLAVATCRYNSVDRPDLLYHNDGNSNNWITIKLVGTITNKSAIGTKIRVKAIINGNPVWQMRELSAQTSYCGQNDLRPHFGLGNATNIDSIKVEWLNGIVEYYTNITTNQFISIVQEKGITNINAESLLKINDVLIYPNPASTKITIIIPDEYRNENFVTSIYDKNGTLIYSSNNEKEIDITGLTIGTYIIKVKVGKSYNTQTIIKL